One Spea bombifrons isolate aSpeBom1 chromosome 1, aSpeBom1.2.pri, whole genome shotgun sequence DNA window includes the following coding sequences:
- the LOC128474437 gene encoding RING finger protein B-like: MALASGHWLEINALGDPPRPRHGHALAVAGNIAFIFGGCTRSSSRVSTSHSYVDVKPIYLNDFYMLTINIEDSTWEVIPQTGHIPSPREGHCICLVKRKIYLFGGRSDENADECLPGIYSFDVGTLTWEKLKTNGTAPQTLDHSVAVVGENIFVFGGHCHGKVVDDLFMFNTVSESWVPVKASGSLPDARTGHVFAAVGEQIYMFGGCSAKSVYYTDVYVLDTASLEWKCCEVKGEKPSGRKHHSFTAHHDKDIYLFGGVQESGYEAKILNADVMKLSLAKMKWKVPLYFGIPPECRYKHTTFILHSQLYVFGGKNEENDLNDLMRMKLINPSERQPIMKDILLECGIQGVSNGFTPTKIPKVKYQLPALQLPRIGSPLPDVQDHSFISVRKQAMEKITAAFLLLDTEFEQFDLERARFAEAKSAFQQEKEAFHRHYKAQKQEIQEMLEKHRLQNEAWLKARAEENDKERKEICKLREEIFLEQKKLKEEQQIIEKRNQQLISIMQQFKGM, translated from the exons GCATGGACATGCATTAGCAGTTGCAGGAAATATTGCATTCATTTTTGGAGGATGTACCAGAAGCAGTTCCAGAGTAAGTACCAGCCATTCCTATGTG gaTGTGAAACCAATATATTTGAATGACTTTTACATGCTTACAA TAAACATAGAAGATTCAACATGGGAAGTAATCCCACAAACTGGCCATATACCAAGTCCTAGAGAAGGACATTGCATTTG TcttgtgaaaagaaaaatctacTTATTTGGAGGCCGTTCTGATGAAAATGCAGATGAATGTCTCCCAGGAATATATTCATTTGATGTAG GTACTTTAACAtgggaaaaattaaaaacaaatggaacaGCCCCTCAAACCTTGGATCACAGTGTTGCAGTTgtaggagaaaatatatttgtgttcgGTGGACATTGTCATGGAAAAGTTGTGGATGACTTGTTCATGTTCAACACAG TGTCTGAGAGCTGGGTGCCAGTTAAAGCCTCTGGCTCTCTGCCTGATGCAAG GACAGGTCATGTGTTTGCTGCAGTTGGAGAGCAAATATACATGTTTGGGGGCTGCTCTGCAAAATCTGTTTACTACACTGATGTGTATGTGCTGGACACAG CTTCATTGGAATGGAAATGCTGTGAGGTAAAGGGGGAGAAGCCAAGTGGACGCAAACATCATTCATTTACAGCACACCATGATAAG GACATCTATCTGTTTGGAGGAGTTCAAGAATCAGGATATGAAGCAAAAATCTTGAATGCAGATGTCATGAAATTAAGCCTCG CAAAGATGAAATGGAAAGTGCCACTGTATTTTGGCATACCTCCAGAATGCAGATATAAACATACAACCTTTATACTCCACAGCCAA TTATATGTTTTTGGGGGaaagaatgaagaaaatgaCTTAAATGACCTTATGAGGATGAAACTGATAAACCCTTCAGAAAGACAGCCAA TTATGAAGGACATTTTGTTAGAATGCGGAATTCAAGGTGTAAGCAATGg ATTCACTCCAACAAAAATCCCAAAAGTGAAATATCAGCTTCCTGCTCTACAGCTTCCTAGGATTGGTTCTCCACTTCCT GATGTACAAGACCACAGTTTTATTTCTGTACGTAAGCAAGCAATGGAAAAAATCACAGCTGCCTTTCTCTTGCTGGACACAGAATTTGAACAATTTGACCT TGAAAGAGCAAGGTTTGCCGAGGCAAAATCTGCATttcagcaggagaaagaagcaTTTCACAGGCACTACAAAGCCCAGAAACAG GAGATTCAAGAAATGTTGGAAAAACATAGGTTGCAAAACGAAGCATGGCTGAAAGCAAGAGCAGAGGAAAatgacaaagaaagaaaagaaatttGCAAACTAAGG GAGGAAATCTTCTTAGAACAGAAAAAGTTGAAAGAAGAACAACAAATAATTGAAAAGCGCAATCAGCAGCTGATTTCTATCATGCAGCAGTTcaaaggaatgtga